From Cyanobacteria bacterium QS_8_64_29:
TCGGCTAGCCAATCGCGGTTGAACAGCCGCGACTGGTAGCGCGCGCCGCTATCGCAAAGCACGGTCGCAATGGTGTGCCCCGGCCCGAGCTCGTGGGCGAGGGCGTAAGCAGCGCCGACGTTGATGCCCACCGAGCTGCCCATGAACAGCCCATCGCGCTCGAGCAACCGATAGACCATGCGCACGCACGTTTTGTCATCGATGCGGATGGCATCGTCCACCGGCGCGCCCTGCATGTTGGCGGTCACGCGGCTGATGCCAATGCCTTCGGTAATGGATTTGCCCTCGGATTGGGGCTCGCCCGTTTTGACCCAGTTGTAGAGGCCACTCCCGACCGGATCGGCCAGGATGCAGCGCACGTCCGCGTTTTGTTCTTTAAAAAAGAACGAGCCGCCGGCGAAGGTGCCGCCGGTACCGGTAGCAGCGACCCAAACATCGAGCTGGCCGCCAGTTTGGGCCCAGATTTCGGGGCCGGTGGTTTCGTAGTGGCCGCGCCGGTTGGCGGTGTTGTCGAATTGGTTGGCCCAGATGGCATTATCCATCTGCTCGGCCAAGCGCCCCGAGACTTTGACGTAGTGGTTGGGATCGCTGTAGGGCACCGCCGGCACGGTTTTGACCTCGGCCCCTAGGGTCCGCAGCATGTCGATTTTTTCCTGGGACTGCGTCTCGGGGATAACGATCAGGCAGCGGTAGCCTTTGGCATTGCAGATGTGGGTCAGCCCGATGCCAGTGTTGCCGGCCGTCCCTTCGACGACCGTACCGCTCGGTTTGAGCGCGCCGCGTTCTTCGGCCTCTTGAATGATGTAGTGCGCTGCCCGGTCTTTGACCGAACCGCCGGGATTGAGGAACTCGGCTTTGCCCAGGATCTCGCAACCGGTCTCGTCGCTGAAGCTGTTGAGCCGAATGAGGGGGGTATTGCCGACAGTCCCCACAAAGCCGTGCCGGATATCCATAAGCGTCGTTCGCGCGGCGCGATGCCCGACTCCAAAAACGTGTAGGGCAGGCAGTGCCCACCCTACAACACGTTACCGGTCGCGGCCGCCTACTGATTGGGCTGCGGTGTCATGCGCAGGTAGGGCTTGAGCTCGCGGTAGCCTTTGGGGAAGCGCTGCTGGAGCTCGCTTTCGTCTTTGATGATGGGTAGGATGACGCACTCGTCGCCCTGCTTCCAGTTGGAGGGTGTTGCCACTTTGTACTGGTCGGTGAGCTGGAGCGAGTCGATCGCGCGCAGCAGCTCGTCAAAGTTGCGACCCGTACTGGGGGGATAGGTCAGCGTCAGCCGCAGTTTCTTGCCCGAGTCGATGATAAAGACCGCCCGAACCGTGCTGGTGTTGTCGGCATTGGGGTGAATCATGCCGTAGAGGTCGGAGACCGTGCGGTCGTCATCGGCCAGGATGGGGAAGTTGAGCTTGGCGTTTTGCGTCTCTTCGATGTCCTGGCTCCAGCCCATGTGGGACTCCAGGTCATCGACACTCAAGCCCAGGACTTTAACGTTGCGCTTGTCAAACTCCGATTTGAGGCGAGACAGGTCCCCCAGCTCGGTGGTGCAAACCGGGGTATAGTCGGCCGGGTGCGAAAACAGCACCACCCAACTGTCGCCAGCCCACTCGTAAAAGGCAATATCGCCGCTGGTGGATTTCTGCGTAAAGTCTGGGACTGTATCGCCGAGTTGCAGTGCCATAGCTAAACCTCCCGCTTGCGCGATGGGAACCGGTGCCTCCCCAACCCTAGCATAAATCCGGTTTGTCGGTCGGGTTTTGGGCCTTTGCCACGATCGCTCCCCTGACGGGCGAGCCGCAACGTGCGATAGCATGCCTAACTAGAGCTTAAAAAAGCCATTTATCAACGCAGCCCCTAATGCGAGCGCAACTTTATTAGGAGGATCGATGATGGTAGACCGTTTGATTCGTGCTGCCACCCTCTCGCTAGCCGCAATCGTCGCTTGCTTGGGCGTGTTGGGCGTTCCGCAAGGGACGGCCCATATCAGCGCCCCCGCGGCGATCGCTACCGAACTGGAAGTCCCGGCCAACGACCCTGCCAACCAACAACTCATACAGCAGGGCAACAAACTCGATCTCAACAACAGCAGCGTGCGTTCCTTTAGCCGGCTCCGCGGCTTTTACCCCAATTTGGCCAGCAAGATCGTTGCCAACGCGCCCTACGATAACGTCGAAGACGTGCTCGAGATTCCCGATTTGAGCGAGCGCCAGCGGGAGCGCCTTGAGGCCAATATGGACGAGTTCACAGTGGGCGAGCCCACGACCGAGTACGTCCACGGCTTCGATCGCGTTAACAACGGCATTTACTAAGCCCCGGCCATCCCGATTGCACTGCGCCAGCCATTGTGACTGCCACCTCCTTGCGACCGGCGCCGTTGGATGTCCTGGTGATTGGGGCAGGGGCAGCCGGACTCTATACGGCGCTCTGCCTGCCTGAGACTTGGCGCGTCGGCCTCGCTTGCAAGGATGACCTCCAGCAAGGGGCGAGCCGCTGGGCGCAAGGGGGAATTGCTGCCGCTATTGGCAGCAGCGACTCCCCCAAGCAGCACTTTCAGGACACCATCCGCGCTGGCGGCGGGCTCTGCATCCCCGAAACCGTGCGCCTGTTGGTGGAAGCGGCACCCGAGCGCATTCGCGCGCTGCAGCAGTGGGGGGTTACCTTCGATCGCGAGGGATCGGGGCTGGCTGCCACGCTGGAGGCAGCGCACTCGCAACCGCGCATCCTTCATGTCTCGGACGAGACGGGACGCGCCATCGTCGAGGCACTGAGCGCGCGCGTGCTGGAGCGCGATAACATCCAGCTGCTGTCGCCGGCGGTGGCGCTCAATCTGGTCTGGGATGCGCCCACCGGACGCTGCCAGGGCGCCGATATGCTCTGGGCCCATCGCCTGGTACGCGTGCCGGCCTCGGCGGTGGTGCTGGCCACCGGCGGTGGCGGGCAGGCCTTTGCCCGCACCACCAACCCCCCAGCCAGCACCGGGGATGGCATGGCCATGGCCTGGCGGGCTGGGGCGCAGTTGCGGGATATGGAATTCGTGCAGTTCCATCCCACGACTTTGGCAGTGCCGGGAGCAGGCAACGCCCTGCTGAGCGAGGCCGCTCGCGGGGAAGGGGCGCATCTGATTGACGCCCGCGGCCATCGCTTTGCCTTCGACTACCACCCCGATGGCGAGCTCGCCCCGCGCGATGCCGTCAGCCGCGCCATTTTCGAACGCCACCGGCAAGCTGGCGATGGGGCTACCTATCTCGATTTGCGCCCCATTCCGCCGCAGCGACTGCACCAGCGCTTTCCCAACCTGATACGGCAGTGCCAGCGGGGGGGGCTCGATCCCCAAAACGATCCCATCCCCGTTGCCCCGGCCGCCCACTATTGGATGGGTGGGGTGGCTGCGGACCTGGGGGCGGCCACCACACTGGCCGGTGTCTATGCCGTTGGCGAGACGGCCCATACGGGGGTGCACGGGGCCAACCGCCTGGCCAGCAACTCGCTGCTGGAGTGCCTGGTCTTTGGCGGGCAGCTGGCCGCCATGGAACGGCCGCCGGCACCGCGCGAGCGCGGCAGCGGCTCGGGGAACGAACGGCCGCTTGAGGTGATCGCGCCCGACTGGGCAGCAGACGCGCGCTGCATAGACGCCATCCGCGCGGCCCTGCCGCCGCTACTCTGGGAGCGGGCTGGCATCTGCCGCGAGGGCCGCTCGCTCGAGGACGGGCTAGCCCAGGTGCGCGCTTGGCGCCGCGAGTGCGAGCGCACGGCACTGGGCCAACAGCTGCTGGCCCCGCTGGCCGACGGCGCCATCGCGCTGCCCTCGCAGCAGGCGCACCAAACCCTGCGCTGCTGCATCGAGACCCTCAACCTGCTGGATCTGGGTCAGGCGCTACTGCAAAGTGCGCTCGCGCGAACCGAGAGCCGCGGCGCACACTACCGCACGGACTACCCGCAAACGGATCCCCACTGGCAGCGGCACGTGCTGCTCCAGCGTGATCGCTGCTGGCGATCACCGCCGCTCTAGCGCCCGGGCAGCTTGTACTTAAACTCCGTGGGGCCTTGGTAGCCGCTAATCTCAGCCAGTTGCGCCAGCGGAATCGTGCCGCGATAGGTTTCGCCCTCAATCTGCCAGGTGGGATAGGACTTGATGTTGGCAGCCTTGCACTGGCTGGGCTGGGCGTTGGGCCCCTCGGGATCGCACTCGACGTAGTTAATTAAGGCAAAGGCCTCTTGGCCGAACAGGTTTTTCTGCCGGTCGCAGTGGGGACACCAGTAGGCCCCGTACATGGTGGCGCCTAACTCGCTCAAGTGCCGGGCTAGGGCCATCTCGGCCGGTCCAGATTCGGTATCGATGGGCCACCCCTTGCCGGGCTGGGGCGAGCTGGTGGGGGTAGGCACAGGCTGGCGTTGGCCGGAGGCCGCCACCGAGTCCGAGCCCACATCGGCATAGATGCCCAAGGCCCCCAACAGGGTCACCATGGCAGCGACGATGCTGACAAACAGCAGTTGGCCGACATCCTCCCAGTCCCGACCGACAATCGTGAGGCCGAACAGGCTGAGCGAGAAGACTGCCGAGCCAATGCAGTAGGGGCAAAGAGCCTGAATTTGGGTAGCGAGCACGTACATGAGGTAGCCGCTAAAGGCGGTCATGGCCGTGCTACCTGCCAGCAGTAGCAGCCAGCTCCCTGCCTCCAGGCGGCGCCGGAGCGCTTTGTTGGTGTCGCGGTTGACCGCCAGCGGGCCCAGCGCAAACGCTGCCATGCTCGCGTACGCCAGGCAGCCAAACAGGGCAAGTGGCAGGCCAAAAACGGTGGCGTACGGACTGCTCAGGACGCTGTCGCAGCCGCTAGCGCCGCCGGCGGCGCCGCTGGGACAGGCAGCGGCGCCTCCCGTGAGCTTGACGGCGGTCAAATAGGCGGTCAGGACGGCCCCTACGGTCGCGATCACGCCCATCAGCGGCCGCGACCAGCGATGGATCCAGGGAGCGGAGCGGCGGCGAGTCATGAGCGATGCAGTCGGGACAGCTTCCTCTTTCTAGCGCAAGCAGCGGGCGGCGTCACTCACGAGGAGAGCTTGAGGGAAGCGCTCGATTGCGACTCCTCAGGCCCAGTCGCCGCCGCGCGCGCCGCCTCGGCGAATTGGCTCACGCGAATGGGATCGATGGTGTCGCTCACCCGGCCGTGCCGCTTGAGCGAGGTGGCGGCAATAACGCCGTCAGCCGCTTGCAATAGCTGCGCCACGTTGTCGCAATCGGCACCGCTACCGATCAAAACCGGCGCGCCGCCGGCGGCATCGGTTGCAGCGCGCAGCTCGCCCAGGCTGGGCGCTTCGCCGGTCTCCGGACCGGTGACGATGGCGGCATCGGCCAAGCCGCGCTCGAGCGTTTCGCGGACGGCGGCCGGCCAGTTGGGGCGGCCCAGCGGTTGGGCGTGCTTGACCAGCACGTCGGCCCAAATGGCGACCTGGCTGCCCAACTCGCGGCGGTAGCGCAACAGCTGATTGGCGGGGCCCTCAATCAAGCCGCGATCGGTGGCCATCACGCCAGTCAAGACATTGACCCGAATGAAGTTGGCCCCCGTGCAGCTGGCAATGGCCATGGCGCTATGGGCATCGTTGCGCAACACATTGATGCCCACCGGCAGCACGACCAAGCTCTGCAGCCGCTGCACGATCAGCGTCATGGCGCTCACGACCGCCGGATCGACGTGCTCTTTTTCAAAAGGCGTATCGAAAAAGTTCTCCACCAAAATGCCATCCACCCCACCGGCAGCTAGCGCCGTCGCTTCTTGCTCGGCGCGATCGATGGCAGCTTGCAGGTCGCCTCCCCATCGAGCAGAACTGGGCAGCGGCAGCAGGTGGACGACGCCTACAATGGGCGTTTCGGTTTGGAAAAGCGACTTTAGCTCCACGACCTCAGATCGCTGCGCACGTGGCGCCTAGTAACTCGGCTGGCCGCGGCGAGCCGAAGGTGGCGCTCGTATTGTATCGGCGATGGGGGCCATCGCGGCTCAGCGTCCATTTTAGGGGGTTGCCTTTGGCGACTGGGCAAAATCACTGGACCGTTCTGCAAGGCACAAGCGCGCGCACGGCGGCGTTGCCAAGCGCCAGTTGTGTTACTTTGGGCGCTACCTTAAACTGCGGGCTGTACTGGTGGGATGCAACGGCCGCAGCCAGGCAACGAGTGACTGAGACCCGTGACTGCACGCCTATCAACTGCCGATCCGAGCAATCTCTCCGCTGCCCCAGGGCAGTGGCCGGGGGTATTTGAAGCTTACCGCGGTTTTTTGCCGGCTACCGAGGCAACGCCAACCGTCACGCTCTCAGAAGGCAACACCCCGTTGCTGCCGCTGCCTTCAGTGGCTCGCCAAATCGGGCGTGGCGTCCGCGTTTTTGCCAAATACGATGGTCTGAACCCAACAGGCAGCTTCAAAGATCGCGGCATGAGCGTCACGATCTCGAAAGCGCAGGAAGCTGGCGCGCAAGCTGTCATTTGTGCCAGCACGGGCAATACCTCGGCCTCGGCAGCCGCCTACGCCAGTCGGGCTGGGTTGCGAACCTTTGTGCTGGTCCCTGAAGGCTACGTTGCGCTGGGCAAGCTAGCCCAGGCGCTCGTTTACGGGGCCGAGGTTCTGGCCATTGATGGCAATTTCGACACCTGCCTGCACCTAGTCAAAGAGATGGCCGAGCGCTACCCGGTCACGCTCGTTAACTCCATCAACCCTTACCGCCTTCAGGGCCAAAAAACGGCAGCCTTTGAGGTGGTTGACGGCTTGGGCGATAGCCCGGACTGGCTCGCCATTCCGGTGGGGAATGCCGGCAACATCAGCGCTTATTGGATGGGGTTCTGCGAATACCATTCGGCAGGTTATTGCCATCGCCTGCCCCACATGATGGGATTCCAATCCGAAGGTGCCGCGCCGACTGTCAGCGGCGCTCCAGTCACCTCGCCCCAAACGGTGGCAACTGCCATTCGCATTGGCAATCCGGCCAACTGGCAAAGCGCGCTCGATGTCCGAGCTGCCAGTCAAGGGGCCTTCGATCGCGTCTCCGATGCCGCCATCCTAGATGCCTACCGCTGGCTGGGGGCCCAAGAAGGCATTTTTTGCGAGCCGGCCAGCGCAACGGCCATCGCCGGCTTGCTCAAAGTCAAGGACCGCATCCCCAGCAATGCCACTGTGGTTTGCGTTCTGACCGGCAACGGCCTCAAGGATCCGGATTGCGCCATCCAGTACAGCCAGGCCGAGGTCCGCTCGGGCATCGCCCCCAATGGCGATGCCGTGGCTCGCGCGATGGGGTTCTAGCGCCCCAGCAGTTGCTACTGGGCATTTGAGGCTGCCACTGGGCACTGCGTTTGGCAAGCTTGGAGGCAGCATTGCAGAGGGGCTGATGCCGTTCGGGCGCTTCTTTCGCTTTTTTCGCTACGTCACCTTTGGAACGCTCAAAACGACCGTATCGCGAGCGTTCCAGCGGCGCCTGGTGGGACTGTCGGCCGAGATGGCCTACAACACCACCCTGGCCATCTTTCCGGCTCTGATTGCCATCCTCACCGCGATCGGCCTGTTTGAGTCCACCGTTCGCGAGACGCTGACCGATCTGGCGCGACCCCTGCAAAACGTTGCGCCCCAGCAAGTTTGGGAGC
This genomic window contains:
- a CDS encoding cysteine synthase A is translated as MDIRHGFVGTVGNTPLIRLNSFSDETGCEILGKAEFLNPGGSVKDRAAHYIIQEAEERGALKPSGTVVEGTAGNTGIGLTHICNAKGYRCLIVIPETQSQEKIDMLRTLGAEVKTVPAVPYSDPNHYVKVSGRLAEQMDNAIWANQFDNTANRRGHYETTGPEIWAQTGGQLDVWVAATGTGGTFAGGSFFFKEQNADVRCILADPVGSGLYNWVKTGEPQSEGKSITEGIGISRVTANMQGAPVDDAIRIDDKTCVRMVYRLLERDGLFMGSSVGINVGAAYALAHELGPGHTIATVLCDSGARYQSRLFNRDWLAERDLLPE
- a CDS encoding peroxiredoxin; translation: MALQLGDTVPDFTQKSTSGDIAFYEWAGDSWVVLFSHPADYTPVCTTELGDLSRLKSEFDKRNVKVLGLSVDDLESHMGWSQDIEETQNAKLNFPILADDDRTVSDLYGMIHPNADNTSTVRAVFIIDSGKKLRLTLTYPPSTGRNFDELLRAIDSLQLTDQYKVATPSNWKQGDECVILPIIKDESELQQRFPKGYRELKPYLRMTPQPNQ
- a CDS encoding photosystem II protein, whose product is MVDRLIRAATLSLAAIVACLGVLGVPQGTAHISAPAAIATELEVPANDPANQQLIQQGNKLDLNNSSVRSFSRLRGFYPNLASKIVANAPYDNVEDVLEIPDLSERQRERLEANMDEFTVGEPTTEYVHGFDRVNNGIY
- the nadB gene encoding L-aspartate oxidase, which codes for MTATSLRPAPLDVLVIGAGAAGLYTALCLPETWRVGLACKDDLQQGASRWAQGGIAAAIGSSDSPKQHFQDTIRAGGGLCIPETVRLLVEAAPERIRALQQWGVTFDREGSGLAATLEAAHSQPRILHVSDETGRAIVEALSARVLERDNIQLLSPAVALNLVWDAPTGRCQGADMLWAHRLVRVPASAVVLATGGGGQAFARTTNPPASTGDGMAMAWRAGAQLRDMEFVQFHPTTLAVPGAGNALLSEAARGEGAHLIDARGHRFAFDYHPDGELAPRDAVSRAIFERHRQAGDGATYLDLRPIPPQRLHQRFPNLIRQCQRGGLDPQNDPIPVAPAAHYWMGGVAADLGAATTLAGVYAVGETAHTGVHGANRLASNSLLECLVFGGQLAAMERPPAPRERGSGSGNERPLEVIAPDWAADARCIDAIRAALPPLLWERAGICREGRSLEDGLAQVRAWRRECERTALGQQLLAPLADGAIALPSQQAHQTLRCCIETLNLLDLGQALLQSALARTESRGAHYRTDYPQTDPHWQRHVLLQRDRCWRSPPL
- a CDS encoding phosphorybosylanthranilate isomerase — encoded protein: MELKSLFQTETPIVGVVHLLPLPSSARWGGDLQAAIDRAEQEATALAAGGVDGILVENFFDTPFEKEHVDPAVVSAMTLIVQRLQSLVVLPVGINVLRNDAHSAMAIASCTGANFIRVNVLTGVMATDRGLIEGPANQLLRYRRELGSQVAIWADVLVKHAQPLGRPNWPAAVRETLERGLADAAIVTGPETGEAPSLGELRAATDAAGGAPVLIGSGADCDNVAQLLQAADGVIAATSLKRHGRVSDTIDPIRVSQFAEAARAAATGPEESQSSASLKLSS
- a CDS encoding threonine synthase, with protein sequence MRPVTARLSTADPSNLSAAPGQWPGVFEAYRGFLPATEATPTVTLSEGNTPLLPLPSVARQIGRGVRVFAKYDGLNPTGSFKDRGMSVTISKAQEAGAQAVICASTGNTSASAAAYASRAGLRTFVLVPEGYVALGKLAQALVYGAEVLAIDGNFDTCLHLVKEMAERYPVTLVNSINPYRLQGQKTAAFEVVDGLGDSPDWLAIPVGNAGNISAYWMGFCEYHSAGYCHRLPHMMGFQSEGAAPTVSGAPVTSPQTVATAIRIGNPANWQSALDVRAASQGAFDRVSDAAILDAYRWLGAQEGIFCEPASATAIAGLLKVKDRIPSNATVVCVLTGNGLKDPDCAIQYSQAEVRSGIAPNGDAVARAMGF